One genomic window of [Clostridium] scindens ATCC 35704 includes the following:
- a CDS encoding helix-turn-helix domain-containing protein, producing MDKARILEQLIKEQGYNLKSFAAKCGMPYTTLYGIIKNGVGRASVNNVNLICRNLGIEMKDLEAMAKGTPVKEYEPTYEDVEHLIARNGKEFSTEQKMRLIKLLSEIDS from the coding sequence ATGGATAAAGCAAGAATCCTGGAACAGTTGATCAAGGAACAGGGCTATAATCTGAAGTCTTTCGCTGCCAAGTGTGGCATGCCCTATACAACCTTATATGGAATCATTAAGAACGGCGTAGGACGCGCCAGCGTCAACAATGTCAACCTAATATGCCGGAATCTGGGAATCGAGATGAAAGACTTGGAGGCAATGGCAAAGGGTACCCCTGTCAAAGAATACGAGCCTACTTATGAAGATGTGGAACATCTGATCGCAAGGAATGGAAAGGAATTTTCCACAGAACAGAAGATGCGCCTGATCAAACTGCTGTCCGAAATTGATTCATAA
- a CDS encoding LytTR family transcriptional regulator DNA-binding domain-containing protein has protein sequence MYIMSEDYLWMKVSLKDIYYFETIKSSHYCKVVHKEGTGKIHADVKPLYEKVAPYFFQTKSSTLANLDLVRKVDTRNRILYFEENIFCTYAQRLGRELKEKLELYNYRSYRKKANE, from the coding sequence ATGTATATTATGAGCGAGGATTATTTATGGATGAAAGTATCGCTGAAAGATATCTACTATTTTGAAACCATTAAATCCTCCCACTATTGCAAGGTCGTCCATAAAGAAGGCACAGGCAAGATCCATGCGGATGTAAAGCCTTTGTATGAGAAGGTCGCGCCCTATTTTTTTCAGACAAAATCATCTACGCTGGCGAATCTGGATCTGGTCCGGAAAGTAGATACCAGAAACCGGATTCTTTATTTTGAAGAAAACATATTCTGTACTTACGCGCAGCGTTTGGGCAGGGAACTGAAAGAAAAACTGGAACTCTATAATTACAGAAGTTATAGGAAAAAGGCCAATGAATAA
- a CDS encoding CdaR family protein produces the protein MKKRLMDNLGLKILAFLIAAFMWLIVVNIDNPVTDKTFSGIPVTVMNEEIVTDNNRTYQIIDNTQEVSVTVTAKRSVLNNIKADDIRAVADMKELTLGTQVPIEVTIPGYKYEKAYSTPRNLQVQIDDEAKNNFPITPTTTGTVREGYMVGEMTANPEKVTLRGPKKVINSINKVVAEVDVSGLSENSTLEAKLVLYDANNNVIDQTLLANNLGKDGVSVEVTLYQIKSIPVKLDTSQVTAAEGYKVSGITVEPQEVRVSGEKKDLAGLTEIDVPAEALKVSELTQRTEKTVDISSYLPEGVTLADENASNVVVSISIEQPGARIFEVSTSSIMVNNLADELQISYDSTVDLEIQIKGPSAVLDVFSIAKKVSIDLKDYTTPGTYRVPVTVELPDGCSLVNEVSVEVVLEEADSNAPAGE, from the coding sequence ATGAAAAAAAGACTAATGGATAATCTTGGTCTTAAGATATTAGCCTTTCTGATTGCCGCTTTTATGTGGCTTATCGTGGTTAATATCGACAATCCGGTGACGGATAAGACCTTTTCCGGCATTCCTGTCACGGTAATGAATGAAGAGATTGTAACGGACAACAACAGAACCTACCAGATTATAGACAATACCCAGGAAGTAAGCGTTACCGTAACTGCCAAACGTTCTGTTCTCAATAATATCAAGGCAGATGATATTAGGGCAGTTGCAGATATGAAGGAACTGACTTTGGGAACCCAGGTTCCCATTGAAGTGACGATACCGGGCTACAAATATGAAAAGGCCTACTCGACGCCGCGGAATCTGCAAGTACAGATCGATGATGAGGCAAAGAATAATTTCCCTATCACTCCGACTACCACCGGTACGGTGAGGGAAGGATATATGGTAGGAGAGATGACGGCGAATCCGGAGAAGGTTACCTTAAGAGGACCTAAGAAGGTGATCAACAGCATCAATAAGGTAGTGGCTGAAGTAGATGTCTCAGGATTATCCGAGAATTCGACCCTTGAGGCAAAACTTGTACTGTATGACGCGAATAATAATGTGATTGACCAGACGCTGCTGGCGAATAATCTGGGCAAGGATGGCGTCAGCGTAGAAGTAACTCTTTATCAGATCAAGAGCATACCTGTTAAACTGGATACTTCCCAGGTAACTGCAGCGGAAGGCTATAAAGTAAGCGGAATTACCGTTGAGCCTCAGGAAGTCCGGGTATCCGGGGAGAAGAAGGATCTGGCGGGACTGACCGAGATTGATGTCCCGGCGGAGGCGCTTAAGGTATCCGAACTGACCCAGAGGACGGAAAAGACGGTAGATATCTCATCCTATCTGCCAGAAGGAGTCACCCTGGCAGATGAGAATGCCAGCAATGTGGTGGTATCCATTTCGATCGAGCAGCCGGGAGCGAGGATATTTGAAGTCTCGACCAGTTCCATCATGGTCAACAACCTTGCCGATGAGCTGCAGATAAGTTATGACAGCACAGTAGATCTGGAGATACAGATCAAAGGTCCCAGCGCGGTTCTGGATGTGTTCTCCATAGCAAAGAAGGTGAGCATAGACTTGAAGGATTATACGACGCCTGGGACTTATCGGGTACCGGTAACCGTGGAACTTCCGGATGGGTGCTCCCTGGTAAATGAAGTCAGCGTAGAGGTGGTTTTGGAAGAAGCGGATTCCAATGCTCCTGCTGGTGAATAG
- a CDS encoding amino acid adenylation domain-containing protein → MIRNILEYLERSESRYPDKTAFADEGASCTYAELKMRARAVGTCLAQKVSPRMPVPVLMEKSVNAIYSFMGAVYGGCFYVLLDPKLPSQRLRQILDTLKARVLVADLKYKKQLDGLGFEGVVIDIEEALKTQEAPVLLEQIRSQRLDIDPLYANFTSGSTGIPKGVVVSHRSVIDFMEDFTQIFGITDRDVIGNQAPFDFDVSVKDIYSTLKTGAAMQIIPKKLFSFPTKLLDYLVEREVTTLIWAVSALCIITTLKGFEYKVPSKVDKVIFSGEVMPVKHLNEWRRYLPDARYANVYGPTEITCNCTYYKIDREFQPGENLPIGQPFPNEKVFLLDEEDRLVTEPSKKGEICVSGTALSLGYYNDPRQTKAAFMQNPLNGQYLEPIYRTGDLGYYGEDGYLYFASRKDYQIKHMGHRIELGEIETALERVEGMRRGCCIYDEEKNKIVAFYEGELEKRQIVKSLGTALPAFMVPNVFIKMDRLPITNNGKIDRKGLKTQYKEGLHG, encoded by the coding sequence ATGATTCGAAATATATTAGAGTATCTGGAACGATCTGAAAGCAGGTATCCTGACAAGACAGCTTTTGCGGATGAAGGGGCATCTTGCACCTATGCGGAACTTAAGATGAGGGCAAGGGCCGTGGGAACCTGTCTTGCACAGAAGGTAAGCCCCAGGATGCCGGTTCCCGTATTGATGGAGAAGAGCGTAAATGCGATCTATTCCTTTATGGGCGCGGTATATGGTGGCTGTTTTTATGTGCTCCTGGATCCGAAACTGCCGTCCCAACGGCTGAGGCAGATCCTGGACACACTAAAGGCCAGGGTATTGGTGGCTGATTTAAAGTATAAAAAGCAGTTGGATGGCTTGGGCTTTGAAGGAGTGGTCATAGATATAGAAGAGGCATTAAAGACGCAAGAAGCCCCCGTACTTTTGGAGCAAATCAGAAGCCAGAGGCTTGACATCGACCCGCTTTATGCCAACTTCACTTCCGGTTCTACAGGCATTCCAAAAGGCGTGGTGGTAAGCCACCGGTCAGTCATTGACTTTATGGAAGATTTTACGCAGATCTTTGGAATTACCGACAGAGATGTGATCGGAAATCAGGCGCCATTTGATTTTGACGTATCGGTAAAGGATATCTATTCCACCCTAAAGACAGGCGCTGCCATGCAGATCATTCCCAAGAAACTCTTTTCGTTTCCCACGAAACTGCTGGACTATCTGGTGGAACGGGAAGTGACTACCTTGATCTGGGCCGTCTCCGCGCTGTGTATCATTACGACGCTGAAAGGGTTCGAGTACAAGGTGCCCTCCAAGGTAGACAAGGTAATCTTCTCCGGCGAGGTAATGCCCGTAAAGCATCTGAACGAGTGGAGGCGGTACCTGCCGGATGCCAGGTATGCCAACGTTTACGGTCCTACGGAGATTACCTGCAACTGTACGTATTATAAGATTGACCGGGAGTTTCAGCCAGGCGAGAACCTGCCGATCGGCCAGCCGTTTCCCAATGAGAAGGTGTTTCTTCTGGATGAGGAAGACCGTCTGGTTACAGAGCCTTCCAAGAAAGGGGAGATCTGCGTATCCGGCACGGCGCTCTCGCTGGGGTACTATAATGATCCCAGGCAGACGAAGGCTGCGTTTATGCAGAATCCTCTGAATGGGCAGTATCTGGAGCCAATCTACCGGACGGGAGATCTGGGCTACTATGGGGAAGACGGGTATCTGTATTTTGCATCCAGGAAAGACTACCAGATTAAGCACATGGGCCACAGGATCGAACTGGGAGAGATCGAGACTGCCTTGGAGCGGGTGGAAGGAATGAGGCGCGGGTGCTGCATCTATGATGAAGAGAAGAACAAAATCGTGGCATTCTATGAAGGAGAACTGGAAAAGCGCCAGATTGTCAAAAGCCTGGGGACAGCTTTGCCGGCATTCATGGTGCCGAATGTATTCATAAAGATGGATCGGCTTCCGATTACAAATAATGGGAAGATCGACCGTAAAGGGCTGAAAACGCAGTATAAGGAGGGATTGCATGGATAG
- a CDS encoding MBOAT family O-acyltransferase has translation MSLISMEFLIFVGIAVIGYYLIPKRFQWIWLLIFSYIYYASSGIKILFFLLYTTITTYGTGRLLDRVNHKELPRNEAKSRKRRILIGCLLLNFGMLAVLKYTNFAIENVNAIFHAGISFQKLILPLGISFYTFQSMGYIIDVYWGKYEAEKNPFRFALFVSFFPQLLQGPIGRFDRLARQLYEQHSFDLLKAQYALQLMLWGFFKKLVLADRAAVVVNQVFQNYTQYSGVTNIVAVLMYSIQLYMDFSGGMDVVMGVAALFGVELDQNFKRPYFATSITDFWHRWHITLGTWMKDYIFYPVSLSKWMGKFGKWSKKAFGKKTGRVVPICVANIIVFLVVGIWHGAAWKYIAYGLYNGLIIAISSLLAPLYRKGFEKFHINPKSGAWHVVQILRTFLLVNISWYFDMAVSLSAAFAMMKSTVTGFSLATLTDGSLMMLGLDKLDYMILAMGCLVVFLISFLKERGIQIRESLGRKPLVIRWAVYGMLVFGIPMFGYVMTTTGGFIYAQF, from the coding sequence ATGTCCCTTATATCAATGGAATTCCTGATATTTGTGGGAATCGCGGTAATCGGTTACTATCTGATTCCGAAAAGATTCCAGTGGATATGGCTGCTGATCTTCAGTTATATCTACTATGCATCATCGGGAATCAAGATTCTGTTCTTCCTGCTCTATACCACCATCACCACTTACGGGACGGGAAGACTCTTAGATCGGGTGAACCACAAAGAACTGCCCAGGAATGAGGCGAAGTCGAGAAAGCGGAGAATCCTGATCGGGTGCCTGCTGCTGAACTTCGGCATGCTGGCGGTCTTAAAATATACCAACTTTGCGATTGAGAATGTAAACGCTATATTCCATGCAGGAATCTCGTTCCAGAAGTTGATCCTGCCGCTTGGAATCTCGTTCTATACATTCCAGTCCATGGGATATATCATCGACGTATACTGGGGAAAATACGAAGCCGAGAAGAATCCGTTCCGATTTGCCTTGTTTGTATCTTTTTTCCCCCAGCTGCTGCAGGGGCCCATCGGCAGATTCGACAGGCTGGCCAGGCAGCTGTATGAACAGCATTCCTTTGATCTGTTGAAGGCCCAGTACGCGCTTCAACTGATGTTATGGGGATTCTTCAAGAAACTGGTGCTGGCAGACCGGGCAGCAGTGGTGGTAAATCAGGTATTCCAGAATTATACCCAGTATTCCGGCGTGACGAATATCGTTGCCGTCCTGATGTATTCCATCCAGCTGTATATGGACTTTTCCGGCGGCATGGATGTAGTCATGGGTGTTGCCGCGCTCTTTGGCGTAGAACTGGATCAGAACTTTAAGCGGCCTTACTTTGCAACGTCCATCACAGACTTCTGGCATCGCTGGCACATTACGCTGGGGACCTGGATGAAGGACTATATCTTTTATCCGGTGTCTCTGTCTAAATGGATGGGCAAGTTCGGCAAATGGTCCAAAAAGGCCTTTGGCAAGAAGACCGGGCGGGTGGTTCCCATCTGCGTTGCTAATATTATCGTCTTTCTGGTCGTTGGCATCTGGCACGGCGCCGCATGGAAATACATTGCCTATGGCCTGTATAACGGCCTGATCATCGCGATCAGCAGCCTGCTGGCCCCACTTTACCGCAAAGGTTTCGAGAAGTTCCATATCAATCCCAAGTCCGGGGCCTGGCATGTCGTACAGATCCTTCGGACCTTCCTGCTGGTGAATATCAGCTGGTACTTTGACATGGCTGTCAGCCTGTCGGCCGCATTTGCCATGATGAAGAGCACGGTGACAGGGTTCAGCCTTGCCACGCTTACGGACGGCTCTCTGATGATGCTGGGACTGGACAAACTGGATTATATGATCCTGGCGATGGGCTGCCTGGTGGTATTCCTGATCAGCTTCTTAAAGGAGAGGGGAATTCAGATCCGGGAAAGTCTGGGAAGGAAGCCTTTGGTGATTCGGTGGGCCGTGTATGGGATGCTGGTGTTCGGGATTCCCATGTTTGGGTATGTGATGACCACCACGGGCGGATTCATCTATGCGCAGTTTTAG
- a CDS encoding HPr family phosphocarrier protein, translating to MVRQKVTIINPTGLHLRPAGIFCNIASSFKCKVTFEYDNTAANAKSVLSVLGACIKKGDEIELVCEGEDEEAALKAMVEAIESGLGE from the coding sequence ATGGTTAGGCAGAAAGTTACAATTATTAACCCCACCGGACTACATCTTAGGCCTGCTGGAATATTTTGCAATATAGCCAGCAGTTTTAAATGCAAGGTGACGTTCGAGTATGACAATACGGCTGCAAACGCGAAGAGCGTTCTAAGCGTGCTTGGCGCCTGTATCAAAAAGGGCGACGAGATCGAACTGGTATGTGAAGGGGAAGATGAAGAAGCGGCGTTAAAGGCAATGGTGGAAGCCATTGAGAGCGGATTGGGCGAATAG
- a CDS encoding phage tail protein has translation MAEEKTNKALDDITGIVDNMGKIVTNANTIFAQLAESLSKTGVSFDTLSSDMAGVMPNILEVITAYDSVKGAVGLVTGGIGKAVETVGKLGQGMSKVPEIFSGIGSKIGPLKESFSNFASALIIPIEDMIPKLANLAKKIVSTALSMGEKIISFVGGTVTKIVTKVGELGKKLIEKIPTEKIMEKLKEMSGKIGEIWSKTGAKLVGPISDSVSTIMTKFSDMGKNLLSKLPTEEVVNKMKEISGKMKDVWSETGGKLKDVLSEPLKKAGEKVGEVGAKIGEKAGEVGTKIGEKFQTASGKLGEFGSYMGTWGSMVGESFDDVLKKAASFGLGFLKFMGIGAGIGLVVAGLGLLHQAYGDEIDGLLEMMMTKGPEIITNLCNGIVEALPALMEEGALLLNSLMLAITANLPALLAGGFSILSGLIEGIAAQLPMLVPTAITLILTLIQGLLDNIPQLISSGLTLLMGLAQGLINAIPILIAMAPGIIQSLLTGLLTMIPQIILTGIELIGQLALGLVEAIPKIIDAIPQIIDSIKSSFSSVDWGAVGHDIIEGIKNGIGKAAKMLADAASKAAEDALNWVKDKLGIHSPSRVFRDEVGKMMALGMGIGFESNVPLGEMKKGLGQALKTLEGQASVAMSTFGGGISYQNSILSGGSAMQGFDFDEFERRQRKINNERTDRPVFLNGRQVNRALKKGVPVTV, from the coding sequence ATGGCAGAAGAAAAGACAAACAAAGCGTTAGATGACATTACCGGCATAGTGGATAATATGGGAAAGATTGTAACAAACGCAAATACCATATTTGCCCAATTGGCAGAGTCATTGTCAAAAACCGGAGTATCATTTGATACGCTCAGTTCAGACATGGCAGGCGTAATGCCGAATATTCTAGAGGTAATCACAGCGTATGATAGTGTTAAAGGCGCGGTAGGGCTGGTGACAGGCGGCATCGGAAAGGCAGTGGAAACAGTTGGAAAATTAGGGCAGGGAATGTCAAAAGTGCCGGAAATTTTTTCGGGTATTGGAAGCAAGATAGGTCCTTTAAAAGAGAGTTTTTCAAATTTTGCTTCGGCACTGATTATTCCGATCGAGGATATGATTCCTAAATTGGCAAATTTGGCTAAAAAAATCGTCTCTACAGCCCTATCTATGGGAGAAAAGATTATATCTTTCGTAGGAGGCACCGTGACAAAGATTGTGACAAAGGTTGGAGAACTTGGGAAAAAATTGATTGAAAAGATACCAACCGAAAAAATCATGGAAAAATTAAAAGAAATGTCCGGGAAAATCGGCGAAATATGGTCTAAGACGGGAGCAAAATTAGTAGGACCTATTTCCGACAGTGTTTCCACAATCATGACAAAGTTCAGTGATATGGGAAAAAATCTATTATCTAAACTTCCCACAGAAGAAGTGGTCAATAAAATGAAGGAAATATCCGGAAAAATGAAGGACGTATGGTCTGAAACTGGTGGGAAGCTGAAAGACGTACTTTCCGAGCCTTTAAAAAAAGCAGGGGAAAAGGTAGGAGAAGTAGGAGCAAAAATTGGAGAAAAGGCAGGAGAAGTAGGGACAAAAATCGGAGAAAAGTTCCAGACTGCTTCAGGGAAATTAGGAGAATTCGGATCCTATATGGGTACATGGGGGTCAATGGTTGGAGAATCCTTTGATGACGTACTTAAAAAGGCAGCTAGTTTCGGACTAGGATTTCTCAAATTCATGGGGATAGGCGCAGGTATCGGACTGGTTGTCGCTGGTTTAGGCCTGTTGCACCAGGCATATGGTGATGAGATAGATGGATTGCTGGAGATGATGATGACAAAAGGCCCTGAGATTATTACCAATCTGTGCAATGGAATTGTGGAAGCATTACCCGCATTGATGGAAGAAGGAGCACTACTTCTTAATAGTCTGATGTTGGCTATAACAGCCAATCTTCCAGCACTTTTGGCAGGAGGATTCAGTATACTATCCGGGCTGATTGAAGGAATTGCGGCACAACTCCCTATGCTGGTACCGACAGCGATTACATTGATACTAACATTGATCCAAGGACTGCTTGATAATATCCCGCAGTTGATCAGTTCGGGCCTAACTTTACTTATGGGATTGGCGCAAGGACTGATTAACGCAATACCAATATTGATTGCAATGGCTCCGGGCATAATTCAGAGCCTGCTGACGGGATTATTGACGATGATACCTCAGATAATCCTGACAGGTATAGAACTGATCGGCCAGCTGGCGCTTGGCCTGGTAGAGGCAATACCGAAGATTATTGACGCGATACCGCAGATTATTGATTCAATTAAATCTTCCTTCAGCAGCGTTGACTGGGGAGCGGTAGGACACGACATCATCGAAGGTATAAAAAATGGCATTGGCAAAGCAGCGAAGATGCTGGCAGATGCGGCGTCAAAAGCGGCAGAAGATGCTCTGAACTGGGTCAAAGATAAACTTGGCATCCATTCCCCATCCCGCGTTTTCCGTGACGAAGTAGGAAAAATGATGGCACTGGGCATGGGAATCGGATTTGAATCCAATGTTCCTTTGGGAGAGATGAAGAAAGGACTGGGGCAGGCTCTAAAGACGCTGGAAGGCCAGGCAAGCGTGGCTATGTCCACCTTTGGAGGAGGAATCTCCTATCAGAATTCCATCCTGTCCGGCGGCAGCGCAATGCAGGGATTCGACTTTGATGAGTTCGAACGCCGGCAGAGAAAGATCAACAATGAAAGAACAGACAGGCCTGTATTCCTGAATGGACGTCAGGTAAACAGAGCATTAAAGAAAGGAGTGCCAGTGACAGTATGA
- a CDS encoding ImmA/IrrE family metallo-endopeptidase, whose product MADTKIIAATLEVFQECKVRSFPVDCCSLLRHYGYKVYTYKELKMKNNELYEMCMGYSDDAFQDGCTGIIAYNQDKPAGRSRFSLMHELGHHVFAHVGNSSRNEREANAFASNLLAPRIAIHYAHCHSASDVAHIFELSYEAASNAFADYQKWHARVARYSMTTLDQQMYQHFYHSSARRFVWNIRRCPSCGRILYNRQECGCQLTALPEYIPAFGTEDAWDRDSDRQFKGALNRWLYGE is encoded by the coding sequence TTGGCTGATACAAAGATTATCGCCGCAACTTTAGAAGTGTTTCAGGAGTGCAAAGTGCGCTCTTTTCCGGTGGACTGCTGCAGTCTGCTCAGGCACTATGGATATAAGGTATACACCTATAAGGAATTAAAAATGAAAAATAATGAATTGTATGAGATGTGCATGGGCTATTCCGACGATGCATTTCAAGATGGATGCACCGGCATCATTGCCTACAATCAGGACAAGCCTGCCGGAAGAAGCCGTTTTTCCTTGATGCATGAACTGGGCCACCATGTCTTTGCACATGTAGGGAATTCTTCCCGGAATGAGCGGGAAGCCAATGCCTTTGCCAGCAATCTTCTGGCTCCGCGCATTGCAATTCACTACGCCCATTGCCATTCTGCTTCCGATGTGGCACATATTTTTGAACTTTCCTACGAGGCCGCTTCCAATGCATTTGCCGACTATCAGAAATGGCACGCAAGGGTTGCCCGCTATTCCATGACCACGCTGGACCAGCAGATGTACCAGCACTTTTACCATTCATCCGCAAGACGGTTCGTCTGGAATATCCGTAGATGCCCCTCCTGCGGCAGAATACTATACAATCGTCAGGAATGCGGATGCCAGTTGACTGCTTTACCAGAATATATTCCTGCTTTCGGAACGGAAGATGCCTGGGACAGAGATAGCGATCGGCAGTTTAAAGGAGCCTTGAACCGCTGGCTGTATGGGGAATAG
- a CDS encoding DUF6673 family protein produces MSLWKFGTFEQEIDFTDADFMDALEEAQEQLVIQSKETPKVGKKSDIIRAQVDCFAQFFDHIFGPETSEKMYEGRVSLELAIQSAESFSRFGEQEGRRMDQNYSKYYVNANRNTQQRQGGQKGQHHNR; encoded by the coding sequence ATGAGTTTGTGGAAATTCGGAACATTTGAACAAGAGATTGACTTTACAGATGCGGACTTCATGGACGCCCTGGAGGAAGCCCAGGAGCAGTTGGTCATCCAGAGCAAGGAAACCCCAAAGGTGGGAAAGAAAAGCGACATTATCCGCGCGCAGGTAGACTGTTTTGCCCAGTTCTTTGACCATATATTTGGCCCGGAAACCAGTGAAAAGATGTATGAAGGAAGAGTCAGCCTGGAACTGGCGATCCAGTCAGCAGAATCATTTTCCAGGTTTGGAGAACAGGAAGGCAGACGGATGGATCAAAACTATAGCAAATATTATGTAAATGCGAACCGTAATACGCAGCAGAGGCAAGGCGGCCAGAAAGGGCAGCATCATAACAGGTGA
- a CDS encoding acyl carrier protein: MEKLLEILNDIQPDADYETCTTLIDDEVLDSFAILSIVGELEEAFDIEITPVDIVPENFNSAQALWDMVQRLQEA, encoded by the coding sequence ATGGAAAAATTATTGGAAATCTTAAATGACATCCAGCCGGATGCAGACTATGAGACCTGTACCACATTGATTGATGACGAAGTGCTGGACTCATTTGCGATCCTGTCTATTGTGGGAGAATTGGAAGAAGCATTTGACATCGAGATCACGCCTGTGGATATCGTGCCTGAGAATTTTAACTCGGCACAGGCGCTGTGGGATATGGTACAGCGTCTTCAGGAAGCCTAA
- a CDS encoding alanine racemase: protein MDRDILRQIAGKYETPSYVFHIDELKKRIAMIREILGGKASLCYAMKANPFLVKPLKDVVDKYEVCSPGEFGICETCQIPMERIVLSGVYKEEKDIAHVMCNYRDKGTYTIESASHLELLEQCACKEGIRIRALIRVTSGNQFGMDEAEICRIIERRNEYSHVNIIGLQHYSGTQKKKLAKIKKELEHLDELITMLKESYGYEAEELEYGPGFYVPYFSTDEEADDEAMLKEFAGFLSELRFQGKITLEMGRYLAAYCGCYLTAIVDQKENMGQKYCIVDGGIHHLTYFGQAMAMKRPHYRQYHEEEGRYEEVSVDKEQKGIKQEDFSQKDVTEWNVCGSLCTVNDVIVKNLPLQQAKIGDILVFERTGAYSVTEGMYLFLSRDLPQVLFYSKSEGIKVARRRRSTDEINCIEAEQ, encoded by the coding sequence ATGGATAGAGATATATTAAGGCAGATTGCCGGAAAATATGAGACGCCGTCCTATGTATTCCATATCGATGAGTTGAAAAAAAGAATCGCCATGATCCGGGAAATTCTTGGAGGAAAGGCAAGCCTCTGCTATGCCATGAAGGCCAATCCGTTTCTGGTAAAGCCTTTAAAGGACGTGGTTGACAAATATGAAGTCTGCTCTCCGGGGGAGTTTGGCATATGCGAGACTTGCCAGATTCCTATGGAACGGATCGTGCTCTCCGGCGTATATAAGGAGGAGAAGGACATTGCCCATGTTATGTGTAATTATAGGGATAAGGGAACCTATACCATAGAGTCTGCCAGTCATCTGGAACTTCTGGAACAATGCGCCTGCAAGGAAGGCATCCGTATCCGGGCCCTGATCCGCGTGACCAGCGGCAACCAGTTCGGGATGGATGAGGCAGAGATCTGTCGGATCATAGAGCGGCGAAACGAGTATTCCCATGTAAATATCATAGGCTTGCAGCATTATTCCGGAACCCAGAAAAAGAAACTGGCAAAAATTAAGAAGGAACTGGAGCATCTGGATGAATTGATAACAATGCTGAAAGAATCCTATGGATACGAAGCAGAAGAATTGGAGTATGGTCCCGGATTCTATGTGCCGTATTTTTCTACAGACGAAGAGGCTGATGATGAAGCCATGCTGAAGGAGTTTGCAGGATTTCTTTCAGAACTTCGATTCCAGGGAAAGATTACTTTGGAAATGGGCCGGTATCTGGCTGCTTATTGCGGCTGCTACCTGACCGCCATCGTGGATCAGAAGGAAAATATGGGACAGAAGTACTGTATCGTGGATGGAGGCATCCATCACCTGACCTATTTTGGACAGGCTATGGCAATGAAGCGTCCTCATTATCGCCAGTATCACGAGGAAGAGGGCAGATATGAAGAAGTATCTGTGGACAAAGAGCAAAAAGGCATTAAGCAGGAGGATTTTAGTCAAAAGGATGTAACGGAGTGGAACGTATGCGGCTCGCTGTGTACCGTCAATGACGTGATTGTGAAGAATCTGCCCTTGCAGCAGGCGAAGATTGGAGATATACTGGTATTTGAGCGTACGGGGGCCTATTCTGTGACGGAAGGCATGTATCTGTTCCTGAGCAGGGATCTGCCGCAGGTCCTGTTCTATTCAAAAAGCGAAGGCATCAAAGTGGCAAGAAGACGCCGAAGTACGGACGAGATCAATTGTATAGAGGCAGAACAATAG
- a CDS encoding bacteriophage Gp15 family protein: MNPLYERFPDYVEVRGKRCRIVTDFREWIKLVELLDDEGVPGRKKAELLLQWYIDCPEDTEEAIYKLGEFLAGNVLYPEPKKTDSSKSESEPVFSYTEDAGCIFAAFLEYYGIDLERVRYMHWWKFLILFEGLPEQAEIKQRMMYRKADLNSIKDKEERKRVKEIKKRVALHRKQGNVSDYEIGELFS, translated from the coding sequence ATGAACCCTTTATATGAAAGGTTTCCTGACTATGTGGAAGTCAGAGGCAAGCGGTGCCGCATTGTGACAGATTTCCGGGAATGGATCAAACTGGTAGAACTTCTGGATGACGAGGGAGTTCCCGGCAGAAAGAAGGCAGAACTCTTATTGCAGTGGTATATCGACTGTCCGGAAGATACGGAAGAAGCAATATATAAACTAGGAGAGTTCCTGGCAGGCAATGTGCTTTACCCTGAGCCAAAGAAGACTGATTCCTCAAAAAGCGAAAGCGAGCCGGTGTTTTCATACACCGAAGATGCCGGCTGCATCTTCGCTGCTTTCCTGGAGTACTATGGCATTGACCTTGAACGGGTGAGGTACATGCACTGGTGGAAATTCCTGATTCTATTCGAAGGCCTGCCGGAGCAGGCGGAGATCAAGCAAAGAATGATGTACCGCAAAGCAGATCTGAATTCGATTAAAGACAAGGAAGAAAGAAAGCGGGTAAAAGAAATCAAGAAACGGGTCGCGCTCCACAGAAAACAGGGCAACGTATCCGATTATGAGATAGGAGAATTATTCTCATGA